From the Anguilla rostrata isolate EN2019 chromosome 12, ASM1855537v3, whole genome shotgun sequence genome, the window CTCTGACCCCTGCTGATGCCCCCTCTCTTACCCCTGCCGCTGCCCCTGCTGTTGCGCCTGCTCTTACCCCTGCTGTTACCTCTGCTGTTGCCCCGGTTGTTGCCCCTGCCCTTGCCCCGGCTGACACCAGCGTCACCATGAGCAGCCCTATGCCGGAGCAGGCAGCACCAGCGCGGTACAGAAAAGGTAACTGCTCCATCGTTAGAGATTTTATGAATTAATCTATAACAGATGgttattataattgtttttaatgagcAAGTATAAGCAGctcatattttattgtttggcttttttttattgttttattttttttggctggaccgcaacagcggggccagccctacaaacgcgaatgtctgtgagtgactgactgactgagtgatgaagttacaccattggtcggccgagttatgaagttacaccatcggtcggccggatcacgtgtgttaggtccagccatatactaggttttaacctggtcttgtttttctaaatgtggtcattgcaaaaaataaaaattctaatttgTACCTTGCTGGGGTTCagtctgggggaaaccctgctgGGGTTCagtctgggggaaaccctgctgGGGTTTagtctgggggaaaccctgctgGGGTTTAGTCTGGGGTTCAGTATGGGGGAAACCCTGCTGGGGTTTAGTCTGGGGTTCAGTATGGGGGAAACCCTGCTGGGGTTTAGTCTGGGGTTCAGTATGGGGGAAACCCTGCTGGGGTTTAGTCTGGGGTTTagtctgggggaaaccctgctgGGGTTTAGTCTGGGGGAAACCCTAACCCTCGCCGTGTCCAGTAAAAGAGCTGTGGCAGAGCCTGGGTGGAGCATATTCAGGTTTCCTTGGTGACCAGTGGTTGGATGTTCAAGCACAAccttctttctcctcttctcttctctctgctccccccccccctctctcaggagTTAATACAACTTGCTTTAAATGGCTTGGGGTCGGATTGGTCAGCGTGTTGCTGCTCCTGGTGGTTGCTGCTGTTCTGCTGTGGTACTTCTGTGAGTACAGCGCTGTCGCGCTCCTCCTCCATCTTATCGACCTTGCAGTGTCCTCAAGCATCACGTTTAAATGGTTTTTGTTCGAGAGAAGGCAGTCGGCCTGGCCAATCTCAGCCTGGTTTCAGGGCAGGTGGTACGTCTATTTGAactgttttacattacaggccaaATTAGTTAGCAGAAgttctcatccagagcaactttcaCAGTTCTTGCATTTTACATAGTGTCCCTTTACAGGGCATTGGAAAAGTCAGTACACTCTCCCGGAGGAGTTTTGTCTTCTCTGATATATTTGGAAGTATGAATATTTGATCTTCATGTCAATACTATTGGCAGATGAAGGTAATCTAATTTtacaaataacataaaaaaattagaCTCTGCAAtcatttattcaacaaaaatcaacagaaatccaatttctgtaaaaaatatttcGGATAAGTGTTTTTGATCATTGTCCTTCTCTCAAGATCCACTTTCGGTTCAGTTTAAACCGTGGTCTCATGTTCTCCTCAGGTCCTCTCTGGTACAGGGTGGGATTCGTTGTGGTCTTAGCGAGGGAAAGCAGGCGAAGCCCCAAGGCGGCAAAGCAGCCATAATaaccttcaccccccccccccaccccccaacaccatGCTTTATGGCTGGTGTACACTTCTTCTGTTCAAGGGCCCCTAATGCAAAACTGGACTTCTAGCATCACGACCAAACAATCTACTGTTGACTTATCTGTCCACGGCACACTCTCCCAGTATTTCTATCCTTCACCTAGGCGTTGTCTGGCAAACTTTATTTGTGCATTATCTGCATGTTACAAATGATTGCAAAGTGTGATTTTGTTCTCTTATTCAGTAAATTAGTTCACCTTTATCTATCAAtattattgaaatgaaaataaaatatccatatATGTCTAAAAGGACAAAACGTTTCAGGGAGTGTACATACACTCTCACAACACTGGAcataaactgaagcaattcaggtttagtaccttgctcaagggtacaattcAGTGTCCTTCAAACCTTATAGGCCCAGTTCTTACAGTATGTAATGCTAActgttacactacactgccaccctgagCCTATTTTTATGTATGTACTCCATATGTAATATCACCTGCTTGCATCTGTTTGTATAGATTTATTTGGGAGgtattgtgtatgtttgtgtgtgtgtgtgtgtgtgtgttttcccatCCTTCTCTTGCACCGTCTCTTTAGTGTCCTCCAGGTGTCTTTCCGGGTTGTCCTGCAATGGCGGGGGTCACTGCATCAGCGCCTCCCAGTGGTGTGATGGGGTAATTGACTGTCCGGGGGCGCAGGACGAGGCACAGTGCTGTAAGTCCACTGCCACCTGCGATGACATCATtttgggggttggggcggggattcagtcagtcaatcaagcCTTGTTGGTGTGACTTGATTGACCTTGTTGGTGTATGGTTGTCACACTGGTCAGCCTGGTGACTGCAGTGGCTTTCAGGCTGAAGTATAAGAACAACACAAATTTTGAAGTGGCTCATGGGATAAACTGTTCAggtttacagtttacagtgtacagtgtttTTGGCATATGTTAGGACATAATTAAGTGTTTTAATCCATTTAAGGCAACATTTGAAAAGGGGAAGTGTCACAGAAAAGGTATTTTTCTCATTAAGTGGGGTGTCTTGGGAAGTTTGGGAACCCCATGCTAACTTGTTTGCTTCTTGTCCCTTTTTCTGAGAGTGGATCTAAATTAGCATTAATTCAGAATGCTCCACCCGCTCCAGTGTGTTATAATGGCTATACCCTTTCATGAGTTGTTTTTTGTGGTAACAAAAACAGTTATGAAACTAAAATCATCTGCATGAATGATAACCGTAATGAAGTTAGCGATCTTTGTCCTACCACATAATTGTAGTCCCATTATCATTGTTGTCACCAAAACAAAGTTAATCTAGCGGCATTTTTATCAGTAtctaaaatgatgaaatgaatACTGAGCCTCCTgccttttttactgcattttaattAGGGCTGTGTCACAGAAAAGTGATTTGCTCATTAAATGGGTTTCATTACTTTTTACTGTGAGCGAATCTGTTTAAATTTACTCATTGTGTCACTCGTGATTACAGTGGAATTGGATTCAGAATTCATCACATATTTTTAGcttaacaaaaatgaacaatgacAAAGAAAGAATGAGTGATTCTGAAAGAGAGTGATTCTGAGAGAGAGTGATTCTGAAAGAGAGATTCTGAAAGACTGTGATTCTGAGAGAGTGATTCTGAGAGATAGTGACCCTGAAAGTGATTCATAAAGAGAGTGATTCTGATATACTGTGATTCTGAAAGAGAGTGATTCATAAAGAGAGTGACTCTGTAAGAGAGTGACTCTGTAAGAGAGTGACTCTTAAAGAGAGTGACTCTGAGAGATAGTGACTCTGTAAGAGAGTGATTATGAAAGCGAGTGACTCTGTAAGAGAGTGACCTCCCTGCGGCTGTCTGGTGCTCTCAGTAGGATTCTAAGTTCATCCTGCAGGCGTACACGGGCTGACAGCGGACTCTGGAGGCACCGTGGCTCCAGGGCTGGGACGGAGAGTGTCTCGGCGGCGGCATGCGGCCTGATTGGATACGACAGGTGGGTTCCGTGCGGACTGATTGGATACGACAGGTGGGTTCCGTGCGGCCTGATTGGATACGACAGGTGGGTTCCGTCGCTCTGCGCTATGGAAACGGTTTGAAACCGTTAACTGTCCTTCCTACTGCCGCTCGTGCGGTTTTAAATGTGGGGTCGCTCTGCGGTAATAACCCCTGATCAGAGACGGGGGGGCTCCTCTGACGCTCGCGGTGGTCGGGGACGCAGTGCTGCGGTGAGCCTGTCCGCGGGCTTCACTCCGTAGTCCAGGCCGATGACGCCCTCTGATTTTGGGGTCCAGGAATTCACAAAGCTTCAGTCTCCCATTGCTCTTGTCACCGATGTTGTTGTTTACCTAGCCAGCACTACCGCATAACAGCGGTTCCACACATTAGCTATTTCATCGGGGCTGCCGTCGAGGGGAGTGGGGAGCGGGAGGGGTGGGTTGGACGGCCGGGTACGTTGTCACAGGCCCTGTAGGAGGTCTCTgaacttgtggtaaatattattgtctCTGGTCGCTGTCACCCGGCGTCCCTGGCTTACTCACAGTGGTATTACACGCTGTTTCTGGGTAATTGCCTCGTGCCGTGTCAGGCTTATGTATGTGATCATTATTACAGAACATACACTGGAACGGGGAAACTCTCCGTAACTAATTAGCCGCCGGTTGTTTACAAGTTCCTAGCAAGACTATTTTCTAATTTAACATtatgttctttgttttaaatcttatttactaattaaataattcatctAAGGTAATTTTTGGCCGGTGGCAGGTAATTTTTCTTACGTTGagctatttttattcattctaaACACGTTTGCTTTTTCTGAGTTGCATTCTTACGGCGACATgatgaaatttgtttttctgtttttccacttTCCCACAGAGAGACGTACGTTACCTCTGAAGAGGTCGGTTTCTATGACGCTGACGGGTACATGCAGCTGATATATGGGTCAGACCCTGATCTCATTCTGCAGCAGAACCTCGTCAGTAGGTGAGGCTCTCTACTGCAGCATTCCTCGGTTGGTAACGGGAGCACCTGGTGCTATTCTACATTTCAGAATACAGCATCGTAGCTGAACATGCCCCTCTAATGGTGTctttcaaataattatgttaCCCATTTTgacattgtgtgtgcatgaatgtgcgAGAATTaattagggggtggggggggatggcatggtggtgcagtgggtagcactgtcgatCCCACAGTCCAAAACCTTGCAggctaggctaattggagagtccAAATTGCCCATACACGATAACCCCCCGGCCCTCGccaccctgacccctgacccccgaccTCCAACCCCGACCCGGACCAAGCGGGTTAGACAATTGGTGTAGATCGTCCTAACAAAGCCTCTCCTCTTCTCAGCGAATCCTGTCCTGCCAATCTCGTCGTCTCACTGCGCTGCATCGGTAAGTCCTGTCCTGTCTCGTTTCTGTTCCTTCTGACCTCTGAGATCAGGTTTGACTGTGCGCGGAGGAGATAACACGTTTATTGAGTTTACAAGTAGCATGTAGAAGACAGTGGACAGTAAACAATGTGCTAACACTTTCTATGAATTTTccttcataaaaacaaaagaactccTTCATAGGCCCTACATGGATGTCAATAACCACAGAGGAGGCATACTGAGTCACATGACATGCCAGGGCAATGTCACTTTTTGCATCAGTGACATAATGCACCATATGTCTATGTGCAGGTATTGATATAAGCATTTCTGAATTAGCATATAGTGTGTATGTACCACTTATGGGGGAGTTGTGTAGCTGTTATTAATAGAGTTGCCAGATATCCTCATCCAGGGGTCAATAAATCAGGAGTCCAGTTaataaaaaagtgaacaaaTCAACTAATAAATCAAGAATCCTATCTGTCAATAGATCAGTAATAGGCTCAAATGAATCCGGCAGGCACTATTATTCAGTGAATCTGACAATCATTAAGTCAATCAGTATTTCAGACTATCGTCCAGTAAGTCGGTCAGTGATGAAATCAAATCTGTACAATTACAGGGAATATTCCTGCCTGCCAGATACTCATCCAGagggtgtgatgtcacttcctgtttctcctgcagATTGCGGTACCCGAGTCCCCCCGGCTCGGATCGTGGGAGGGGAGGTGTCCACCAAGGGGGCATGGCCGTGGCAGGTCAGCCTTTGGGCTGGGTTTACGCACATGTGCGGCGGGTCCATTATCACCCCCTACTGGATAGTGACGGCAGCGCATTGCCTGGAAACGTGAGTTCATGCGAACCGCTGCactcctccctgtctgtgcccGGTGTGAATAAACACTTAAcctttctgtgttgtttttttttaaaaaaaaaccttcctgtACAATTGTCCATAAACTGTGGAGAGAAGCTAGGTAATCCTgaatatacatgcatatatatattatcagaACCCTCTTCATATTTAAACTCTATGCAAAATGCATCCTTTATTTAAGAAtggcatgtgtttttgttttgtttggttttttttatccCAATCAATTTTTAGAAGTCTGTATGTGCAACATGGAACTTGTTTATGAGAGCAGCTCTGTCAGCACTGGcttgctcccctccccccgtgcTCCTCTGGTCTCTGCTGTGTAGGTTTAATGATCCCAGTGACTGGACTGTGTACGCCGGACGCCTGGACCAGTACGACATGTTCAGCGCCACAGGAAGCTCCGTCTCCCGCCTCATCTCCCACGCCTATGACAGCTCATCACAGACCAATGACGTCGCTCTCATGAAGCTGAGTCGACCACTTAAAATGTCAGGTAGATCTtgaccccacccaccctgtgccctttctctctatctctctctctgtctgtctccctctctctctctctgtctgcctcactctctctgtctctcctctctctctctctctctctctctccctgtctctctctttctcgctctctctctgtctcagtcttgctctctctctctgtctctgactctctgtctgtctctctctctctctctctctcacactttcttGCCTTTTTAACGAGTGGAACAGCTTGACAGGCCGTCTAGTAGAGGCGGCGCCCCTTGGGGTGCTGAAGACCAGGCTTCACACAGTGCTGGAAGCTCTCCTGGTTGTAGGTAAAACCTTGAGAGCCTAGGTGGTCTTGACAGCCTGTTCTTGTTAACGAGCGGTCGTGTATGTTCAAGGGCAACAAGAGCAGGGCTGCTGTCTCAAaaccaggcctgggtcaaatacgtatttgttatggattcaaatacttttctgtgctctattgatcttgcctggtgtaattgagcctgtcaatatgaccagaaggtggggcttgcactttttgagagtatttaattggttccaatacaccagacaagattagtaaagcgtagaaaaatatttgaatccaaaacaaatacgtatttgacccaggtctgctcaaAACCTCAAAAACAGTGCTTTACACATACAGTGATGATTTAACTTTTTCCTGTCGGGATCTGCTTTTTGAGGTCAGAAAGTATCTGAAAACGAACCCTGAACTGGTGGACCGCTCGGTCCAGTCGGGGCATTTTTCGTTGTTCCCTCGGCAGTACGGTAGAGGTTTAGTCACCACCCCCTTGTCTGTGCTGCAGATGTCGTGAAGCCCGTGTGTTTGCCGAACGCTGGGATGGACTTCGTCGCCCCCAGAACGTGCTGGACTTCAGGATGGGGAGCCATACGCGAAATGGGTCAGCGAGCACCATAAATCAAAACCAGTTCAGCCGACAAGCAGGCCGCCATTTTGGATGACTCCCAGACAAACCCAAAATGATGGAGCTGTCTTATGCTGTCACTTATGCTATGACACTACGGTTTGGGCAAGGTGTTTCGATTTGTTCAAGTTGCTAAGTGTGAtaagtgattgacagctcatcaTAGCTCCGCCCATTACAGGGTAAATGAGACCTAACTCTCTTTGTCATTCTCATGACAGCACTACAGAACGATCAGAGGTTTTGACTGTTGCCAGTAGTTCAGTCAGTCTTTTTCTAGCAGCCATATCACACTGTTAGGTTCTCCTGCCTGACATCTGAAGCTAAGTAGGACTgggaatgttaaaaataaaagatgggTTATCTgcttcaaatgtatttaatgaataaaGCCAAGATAtaaatcagacctgggtcaaatacagatttgttttggattcaagtacttttctgtgctctattgatcttgcctggtgtaattgagcctgccagtataaccagaaggtggggtttgcactttttgagagtatttcattggttccaagaCACcggacaagatcagtaaagtgtagaaaagtatttgaatccaaaacaaatacgtatttgtccCAGGTCTGATATAAATCCATATTTTGGCTTTAAAGGAAAGTAAAAAACTTGCTTATTCCATGTTCGAGCGTTCAGGTATATGTTAATTAGCCGTGTCGCTCGTTAAGAAGGTGGTGGGGTCAGGTGGTTTGAGgactcccgctctctctctcacgctcctCATTCTTCCAggaccctcctcccagtttCTGAGGGACGCCGAAGTTCCGCTGATCGACAGGTCGCTCTGCAACAGCTCGCTGGTGTACGACGGAGCGATCGCCGGCACCATGGTGTGCGCGGGCTACCTGGAGGGCGGAGTGGACTCCTGCCAGGTAACGCCCGCGCCCGCGCGGGGCGCGCTCAGACACCCGAGGTGCACGCGCCGGGAGTTTCCGTCGAAGGGTCGCGGTTTTACGTGCGTTTAAAAGAGACCGCAGGAAGGAGCGCGTGACGCTCGCGGCGCTCCGAACTTCAGGCGGGGGCGTTTCCGACGAGAGTCGTCACGTGTGTCGAAGCGCGGCGGGAATCGGA encodes:
- the LOC135236756 gene encoding transmembrane protease serine 2-like, translating into MTTNGQDSGPCFVNHGFQQEVEERPPPFNPSTSLYPQLSQDRPSDVPQYIPHNAPSVSALAPAVAPALTPADAPSLTPADAPSLTPAAAPAVAPALTPAVTSAVAPVVAPALAPADTSVTMSSPMPEQAAPARYRKGVNTTCFKWLGVGLVSVLLLLVVAAVLLWYFLSSRCLSGLSCNGGGHCISASQWCDGVIDCPGAQDEAQCCKSTATCDDIILGVGAGIQAGTESVSAAACGLIGYDRETYVTSEEVGFYDADGYMQLIYGSDPDLILQQNLVSSESCPANLVVSLRCIDCGTRVPPARIVGGEVSTKGAWPWQVSLWAGFTHMCGGSIITPYWIVTAAHCLETFNDPSDWTVYAGRLDQYDMFSATGSSVSRLISHAYDSSSQTNDVALMKLSRPLKMSDVVKPVCLPNAGMDFVAPRTCWTSGWGAIREMGPSSQFLRDAEVPLIDRSLCNSSLVYDGAIAGTMVCAGYLEGGVDSCQGDSGGPLVTEEASVWWLVGDTSWGFGCARPNKPGVYGNVPAFLGWIYEQMQNYR